GCGATTTTATCTGATATTCATTCAAATATTTATGCTTTACAAGAAGTTATAAAAGATATTAAAAATAGAGATATTGAAGTAGTTTTAAATCTTGGAGATATGTTTTATGGACCAATAGAACCAAAAGCTACATATGAAATAATAAGAGAAAACAAATTTATAAATATTTGTGGAAATCAGGATAGAGAAATCCTTGAAGCAAGTTTAGATCAACTAGAAAAAAACCCTACTTTACGATATACCTATGAAAACTTAGGAGAAGAGGTTTTATATTGGATTCAAGACTTACAATTTGAAAAAATCATTGGTGGAACATATTATATGATTCATGGAACTTACTTTGATGATAGCCAATATCTATTAGAAGATATTTCAAATGGCGAAGTAACGTTAAGAAGAGATGAAGAGATTATAAAACTAACAGATAATATTGAAACACCTTTTATCTTTTGTGGGCACTCTCATTTGCCTAGAGTTCATAAGTTAAACACTGGACAAATAGTTATTAATCCAGGTTCTGTAGGACTTCAAGCATATGAGGATGAGTTTCCCATAAAACACAAGATGCAAAACCATACTCCAGATGCTGCATATACCATTTTAACAGTTGAAGAGAATCAATATAGTATTGAACAAGTAAGAGTTGCTTATGATTATGAAAAAGCAGCAAAAAAAGCAGAAGATAATAGAAGACCTGATTGGGCATATGCCTTAAGAACTGGTAAGGTTTTAGAAAAGTAATGAAAGAATTTCAGCATGGTGGAGATGTAAAAAGTTTTGCCCGTAAAGCAAAATGTCAAGTTAAAGAGGTAATTGATTTATCTTCAAATATAAACTTTTTAAAACCAAAACTTGATATTGATTTTAATAGTTTGGATATATCTTCATATCCAAATTATGACAAACTTTATAAAGCTATTTCAAAACATTACAACGTAATGAAATCACAAATTGAACTATACAATGGTGGTAGTTCTGCTATTTTTAAACTTTTTGAAAATCTAAAACTAAAACATTGTACTATTTACTCTCCTGCATACCTAGAATACAAGAAAGCTGCACAAAATTTTGGATATGAAATTGAATTAATTAATAGATTTAAAGATATGAAAAAAGAGGTAAAAAAAGGTTCTTTTGTAATATTTGTAAACCCTTCAACCCCTGATGCAAAATGTTATAACATAAATGAACTACTAAATTTTTGGATAAAAAAAGAGTGTACTATTTTAATAGATGAAAGCTTTTTAGAGTTTACAGATTATGAATCAACTACAAAATATTTAGGAAAGTATGACAAACTTTATATTCTAAAATCTATGACAAAGTTTTATTCATCTGCTGGGATTAGAGTTGGTACTATTATCTCATCAAAAGAGAATATCATAAAATTAAGAGAAAAAGAACCTATGTGGAAAATCTCTACTTTCGATATGAACTATTTAATAGAGGTTTTAAAGTATAAAAAGTTCTACAAAAAAGCAAAAAAAAGAAATAAAGAGAATTTAAAACTACTATGCTCTACTCTTGAAAAACATTCCTTTATCAAAATGATACATCAAAGTGAAGCTAACTATATTTTAGTAAAACTAAAAGATATAAAAGCAAAAGAACTTCAAGAAAAATTATTACCTTATAAAATTATGATAAGAGATTGTTCTAACTTTGATTTTTTAGGAAAGAAGCATATAAGAATTGCTGTAAAAAGTAAAAAAAGTATTGAACTTCTAAATAAAGCCTTTGAAGATATAGCAAAATGTATTTAGAACTATTATTTTTTGCATATCTAATTGATTTTATCTTTGGAGAGTTTCATCTAATCAAAACTCTTTACCATCCAATTATTCTTTTAGGGAATTACATAAAATGGTTTGAAAAAAAGTTTTATAAAGATACCATTTTTAGAGGATTCTTATTGACTATTTCTTTATTGTCTCTTGTTTTTATAGTTACTTTTTTATTAAGTAAAATTGATAATATATATTTTCAAGCCCTACTTTGCTCTTTTACTATCTCTTCTAAAATGTTATATGATAGTGTAAAAGAAGTAATAAGCTCAGATAATCCCAAATATGCTATTTCTATGCTTGTTAGTCGAGATACCAAGGAAATGAGCGAGAGTGATATAAATAAAGCTGCTATTGAAACTTATGCTGAAAACCTAAGTGATGGGGTTATAGCTCCAATGTTTTATTTAGCTTTCTTTGGTATTGTTGGAGCTTTTATTTATAAAGCAATTAATACCTTAGATTCAATGGTTGGATATAGAAATGAAAAATATGAAAACTTTGGTAAGTTTGCAGCAAAACTTGATGATGTAGCAAACTATATTCCCGCAAGAATAACTGCTCTTTTAATTTCACTTCTATTTTTTAGTAAAACTGCTTTTCAAAAGTTTTATACCTATGGAAAAAAACACGAAAGTCCAAATGCAGGTCATCCAATTTCAGCTATGGCATTAGCTTTAAATATCTCTTTAGGAGGACCTACGTCTTATTTTGGAAAAGTTAAAGAAAAGCCTTATTTTGGAGAAGGAAAAAAAGAGATAAAAAAAGAGGATGTAAAAAAAGCAATTTCAATAAAATTAAAAATGGATATTTTAATACTTGCTTCTTTACTTTTGCTAATAGTATAATTATTTACAAATAATTATACTTTGACAAATCCCTATATTATGTATCTCTTTTTCTATTTGTAAACCAGCTTTATTAATATACTCTTGTAAATCTTCATAATTAAACATTTTACTATAACCATTTGCCATTGCTGTAAAATATGGAGAAGTATTAATAATACAATATGCTGATGTCTCAAATCTTTGTTTATCCCAAAGAGGTTCCATAATATAAAGTCTACTATCTTCACCCATAGACTCTTTTACTCTTTTTAGTAGTTTTATAATATTTTCTTCATCAAAACAATCTAAAAATTGACTAAGCCAAATAATATCAAAACCACTTGGAATAGCCTTTGAATGGTCTAAGATATTTTGTTCTATAAAACTGATTCGTTCTTGATACTTTTCAGCTAAAGTATTCTCTTTCGCAAGGGCTACTTGTTGTGGTAAATCAACAATAGTTACCTTTGTATCAGTAGAATTGTCAATAACTGCTTTTGAAAACTTTCCCGTGTTTCCACCTATATCTAAAATAGTTTTAGGACTATTTTGAAGTACAATCTTTATAGCATGAGGAAAACCATTATCTGAATAGAAATGATCAAATTCAAACCAACTCTTCTTTATCTTTTGAGGAAGTGTTGATAAAGCTGGATAGATAGTCTCATTGTTTTCATCTATTCTTTTTAATCCTTCTGCTTTATTATTTTTTAAAGCTTCATCTAAATCATAAAGCCCTAAATAGTTAACATAATGATTGTAGTTCATATTAACTTTTGTCATCTCATCTTTTAATAAAAACTGACCTGTTTTAGTTATAAAATATTTTTCATCTTCTATTTTTATAATATCAGCACTAAGTGAAGTCTCTAACAAAACTTGAATACTATATTTTGAAAGTTCTATTTTTGAAGTTAATTCTTCTAAAGTTAAGCCTGTTTTATTTTTATATAAAGCCTCTAAAACTCCTAAATCTCTCATTGACCTTGCAACTTGAAAAATTATAGGAGCAAAAGCTATCTTTTGAGCTTCATATTGTGCTTCTAAAGCAGATTTTGTATCATTATTTTTAAAAAATTTATTCATTTATTATTCTTTATTAGTTTCTATGTGCGAATTATAGGTAATATTTATTAAATAACAGATAAAAATTATTTTATTGAGTTTTTCTATTTCTTCTAATTAGTAAATATACAAAAAATGGAGCTCCAATAAAAGAAGTAACAACTCCAATAGGTAAAGCAGAAGCAGTACTTATAACTCTTGAAATCAAGTCAGAAAGCACTAAAAAAACTCCTCCATAAAAGAATACAGGCAAAATAAGTTTATCTGCACTTTGTTTATAAATAAGCCTTAAAATATGTGGTATAATAAGCCCAACAAAACCAATAGGTCCTACAAAACTAATACTAACTCCAACGGCTAAAGAGATTGTAAGAAGAAGTATTAAATTCACTCTATTTACATTTAAGCCCTTTAAAAAAGCTATATCATTTGAAAGAAGTAGCAGTTTTATATTTTTTTTATGAAAAAGACTAATAAAAAGAAGAAATATTGCAACAACAAATACAGCTAAAGAACTATTATAACCTACTACATCAAGGCTTCCAAGAGTAAATCTAACTATTGAATAATTCTCTTGTAAAGTACTTAAAAAGAACACCAACATTAAAGCTGAAGAGTAAAAAAATGAAAGGGCTATTCCTATTAAAAGTATTGAGTTTGTTGAAGCAAAAGTGGAGTTCTTATTTATCTGCTTTGAAATAAAATATAAAATAAAAATTGTTAGAAAAGAGCCAAAAATACCTGAAATATAAAGAGCAAGCATAGGGAAAAAAACAATTGAAATTGCAGTAAAAAGTGTAGTTCCACTGGCTATTCCTAAAGTATATGGTGTTATTAGAATATTTTTAAAAATAGTTTGAAAAATAAGTCCACTAAGACTTAAAACTGCTCCTACAAAAAAGGCTAATATAATCCTAGGAACTCTAAGCTCCCAAAAAATCATATATGAAGTAGTAGAACTATCAAAAATTTCATTTAATAAAATTGTTGTTTCACCTATAAAACATGAAACTACAATAAGTAAAAAACATAAAATATAAATAAGATATTTCATAGTTTTACCACCAAATGTCCATCAACAACTTTTAAACAGTTTTGATAAAATTTAGATAAAATCTCTTTTGAAAAAAACTCTTTACTCTGCCCAAAAAACTTAACTTCACCCTCTTCTAAATAAAGAATTTTATATTTTAAATGAAAGGCAAGGTCTAAATTATGAGTGATGATTATCTTTTGTTGTAAATATTTAGAGTTAAATATCAAAAAAGCCTCTTGAACTCTTGTAATATCCATATTTGCAGTAAGTTCATCAAAAATTGTGATTTTGGCATTATGAATAATACTTGAAGCTAATAATAAAAGTTGTTTCTCTCCTGAACTTAAATCATTACAAGCCCTATTTTTAATCTTTTCAAGCTTTAATAAAGAGATAATCTCTTCTAATTTTTTTCTATTAATTTTCTCTATAAATGAAAGTTCTAAAAACTCATATAAAGTTATATATTCATCAAAGATTTCTAGTTTAGGAGGAATATAATTAATAAATCTTGCTCTTTTTTCATCACTTAAAGAGTTTACCTCTTCATTAAATAGTTTTACTTTGTCATTTGAAATAAGTGTAGATAAAACTTTTGCAAGAGTTGATTTACCTGCACCATTTGCACCAAGAATTATTAGATGTTCCTCCTCTTTCAAAGAGAAACTTATATCTTTTAAAATATGATTTGTAAACTTATTTATCTCTAACATTTTCTAATATATTTTTAAAATCTTCCATAAAATAAACTACCCTATGGCTAGGAATACCAGCATATTCTTTATCTATAATATAGATATTATCACTTTTTGAAGCTATTGTTGGAAGTTTTCTCCAAGGCTCTTTTAGCTCATCAAAACTAATATTATTTTCGTGAATATAAGGGGCTAATAAAATTATAATATCTGGATTCATTTTAATAATTTTTTCTACATTTACCATAGGTTGAGCTAAACTTTTAGATTTATAAGCATTTTGATTTCCAGAAGCTTTAATTATATCATTAAAATATAGATTATTTCCTGTCACATAAATTGTTTTATTTAAATCAGTTCTAGGACTAATCACTATTAAAATATTTTTATTTATAACAATATTTTTTAATTTTTCTAAACTATTGTCAATATTTGCTACTAACTCTTCTGCTTTTTCCTCTTTATTAAGAAGTTTAGAGAGATTTATTATTGTACTTTTTATAGAAGTTAGATTATCTGTCTTAAAAGAGTGATAATTTAAATTTAATTTTTTTAAATTTAAAAGAAGTTCTTCATCATAGTTTTGAGCAAATACTAAAGTAGGTTTTGCTAAAAGCATTTTTTCTAAAGATATTGAAGAGTATCCCCCTACTTTAGGTATATTTTTAGACTCTGATGGATAATTGCAATATTGCGTGTTTGCAACTATATTTTTACCACTTCCAAGGGCAAACACTATCTCATTTAATGAAGGAGATAGTGTTATAATTCTTTGCTCGCCTTGATTATTAGCAAAGAGATTAACAATAAAAAGAAAAGCTATTAAATATTTTTTCATAATCTTTTTGTCATTTTATTTTAAAATTTGTATTTTATTCCTGCATAATATGTTCTTTCAAAATTAACAGGATAAATTCTATCATCTGAAATCCATAAACCATTATCTTCATCAAATAGATTTTGTACTTTTGCAAAAACTTCTATATTATTAAAGTTATATGAAACACTTAAGTCTGTTGACTTATATGCTTCTTGCTTTT
This sequence is a window from Halarcobacter bivalviorum. Protein-coding genes within it:
- a CDS encoding ABC transporter substrate-binding protein gives rise to the protein MKKYLIAFLFIVNLFANNQGEQRIITLSPSLNEIVFALGSGKNIVANTQYCNYPSESKNIPKVGGYSSISLEKMLLAKPTLVFAQNYDEELLLNLKKLNLNYHSFKTDNLTSIKSTIINLSKLLNKEEKAEELVANIDNSLEKLKNIVINKNILIVISPRTDLNKTIYVTGNNLYFNDIIKASGNQNAYKSKSLAQPMVNVEKIIKMNPDIIILLAPYIHENNISFDELKEPWRKLPTIASKSDNIYIIDKEYAGIPSHRVVYFMEDFKNILENVRDK
- the cbiB gene encoding adenosylcobinamide-phosphate synthase CbiB encodes the protein MYLELLFFAYLIDFIFGEFHLIKTLYHPIILLGNYIKWFEKKFYKDTIFRGFLLTISLLSLVFIVTFLLSKIDNIYFQALLCSFTISSKMLYDSVKEVISSDNPKYAISMLVSRDTKEMSESDINKAAIETYAENLSDGVIAPMFYLAFFGIVGAFIYKAINTLDSMVGYRNEKYENFGKFAAKLDDVANYIPARITALLISLLFFSKTAFQKFYTYGKKHESPNAGHPISAMALALNISLGGPTSYFGKVKEKPYFGEGKKEIKKEDVKKAISIKLKMDILILASLLLLIV
- a CDS encoding FecCD family ABC transporter permease is translated as MKYLIYILCFLLIVVSCFIGETTILLNEIFDSSTTSYMIFWELRVPRIILAFFVGAVLSLSGLIFQTIFKNILITPYTLGIASGTTLFTAISIVFFPMLALYISGIFGSFLTIFILYFISKQINKNSTFASTNSILLIGIALSFFYSSALMLVFFLSTLQENYSIVRFTLGSLDVVGYNSSLAVFVVAIFLLFISLFHKKNIKLLLLSNDIAFLKGLNVNRVNLILLLTISLAVGVSISFVGPIGFVGLIIPHILRLIYKQSADKLILPVFFYGGVFLVLSDLISRVISTASALPIGVVTSFIGAPFFVYLLIRRNRKTQ
- a CDS encoding class I SAM-dependent methyltransferase codes for the protein MNKFFKNNDTKSALEAQYEAQKIAFAPIIFQVARSMRDLGVLEALYKNKTGLTLEELTSKIELSKYSIQVLLETSLSADIIKIEDEKYFITKTGQFLLKDEMTKVNMNYNHYVNYLGLYDLDEALKNNKAEGLKRIDENNETIYPALSTLPQKIKKSWFEFDHFYSDNGFPHAIKIVLQNSPKTILDIGGNTGKFSKAVIDNSTDTKVTIVDLPQQVALAKENTLAEKYQERISFIEQNILDHSKAIPSGFDIIWLSQFLDCFDEENIIKLLKRVKESMGEDSRLYIMEPLWDKQRFETSAYCIINTSPYFTAMANGYSKMFNYEDLQEYINKAGLQIEKEIHNIGICQSIIICK
- a CDS encoding metallophosphoesterase family protein — its product is MQIAILSDIHSNIYALQEVIKDIKNRDIEVVLNLGDMFYGPIEPKATYEIIRENKFINICGNQDREILEASLDQLEKNPTLRYTYENLGEEVLYWIQDLQFEKIIGGTYYMIHGTYFDDSQYLLEDISNGEVTLRRDEEIIKLTDNIETPFIFCGHSHLPRVHKLNTGQIVINPGSVGLQAYEDEFPIKHKMQNHTPDAAYTILTVEENQYSIEQVRVAYDYEKAAKKAEDNRRPDWAYALRTGKVLEK
- a CDS encoding ABC transporter ATP-binding protein, with translation MLEINKFTNHILKDISFSLKEEEHLIILGANGAGKSTLAKVLSTLISNDKVKLFNEEVNSLSDEKRARFINYIPPKLEIFDEYITLYEFLELSFIEKINRKKLEEIISLLKLEKIKNRACNDLSSGEKQLLLLASSIIHNAKITIFDELTANMDITRVQEAFLIFNSKYLQQKIIITHNLDLAFHLKYKILYLEEGEVKFFGQSKEFFSKEILSKFYQNCLKVVDGHLVVKL
- a CDS encoding aminotransferase class I/II-fold pyridoxal phosphate-dependent enzyme codes for the protein MKEFQHGGDVKSFARKAKCQVKEVIDLSSNINFLKPKLDIDFNSLDISSYPNYDKLYKAISKHYNVMKSQIELYNGGSSAIFKLFENLKLKHCTIYSPAYLEYKKAAQNFGYEIELINRFKDMKKEVKKGSFVIFVNPSTPDAKCYNINELLNFWIKKECTILIDESFLEFTDYESTTKYLGKYDKLYILKSMTKFYSSAGIRVGTIISSKENIIKLREKEPMWKISTFDMNYLIEVLKYKKFYKKAKKRNKENLKLLCSTLEKHSFIKMIHQSEANYILVKLKDIKAKELQEKLLPYKIMIRDCSNFDFLGKKHIRIAVKSKKSIELLNKAFEDIAKCI